One genomic region from Daphnia magna isolate NIES linkage group LG10, ASM2063170v1.1, whole genome shotgun sequence encodes:
- the LOC116932543 gene encoding metal cation symporter ZIP14: MYLKLIPVLFLLMGVSMELEDKKPGDSDPNKQLYKESHLDIFAKFLTHKYAEDGQLKLPEFTSLWSNLLGEGNDTSTSPPLDSLCKETLGQSPVCQLINKCLGPKEIFALTSKSYLDTVDLKNMCPLIVYQLESGICQNRRETKMNQNHEIKASENNKKPTPHEVWGYGILFVTLISLCSLVGVSVLPLMGKAFYSKLLTVLIGLAVGSLSGSSVFHLIPQAFGLMNSDPDHHYLQTSVLLFSGVWLFFMIERFLKIIMDWKEKKNQLRRVISNPVATLGLIAESPGQSNALSADVEKIYESQEQVIKASFGHQAKPQRRHSHERIIHYKTGDSPISSVAWMIIFGDGFHNFIDGLSLGAAFNESIPTGMSISLAVMCEELPHELGDFAVLLSAGMTMRQALIYNFLSACTCYLGLVCGIILGEFEASQYIFALAGGMFFYIALVDMMPEMNEVAEEASRESVSQALKVLTLQNIGILSGVGALYLLARFQDQIRFV, from the exons ATGTATCTAAAACTTATACCAGTATTATTCTTATTGATGGGAGTATCTATGGAACTTGAAGACAAGAAACCTGGAGACTCTGATCCAAACAAACAACTGTATAAAGAATCACATTTGGATATATTTGCGAAATTTCTTACCCATAAATATGCAGAAGATGGGCAACTAAAACTACCCGAGTTTACTTCACTTTGGAGCAATCTCCTTGGAGAAGGCAATGATACTTCAACTAGTCCTCCATTGGATTCTCTGTGCAAAGAAACATTGGGCCAATCTCCAGTTTGCCAGTTAATTAACAAA TGCTTGGGGCCCAAAGAGATTTTTGCTCTGACCAGTAAGTCATATTTGGATACGGTTGACTTAAAGAATATGTGCCCACTGATAGTTTATCAGCTGGAATCTGGGATTTGTCAGAACCgcagagaaacaaaaatgaaccAGAATCATGAAATTAAAGCATCAGAAAACAATAAGAAACCTACTCCACATGAAG TGTGGGGATATGGTATCCTTTTCGTTACGCTGATCAGTCTGTGCTCATTGGTTGGTGTGTCTGTCTTGCCATTAATGGGCAAGGCGTTCTATTCAAAGTTGTTGACTGTGCTAATCGGCCTAGCCGTTGGTTCGCTTTCTGGAAGTTCCGTTTTCCATCTTATACCGCAGGCATTCGGCCTTATGAACTCGGATCCTGATCACCACTACTTGCAGACatcagttttattattttccggCGTCTGGCTCTTCTTTATGATTGAGCGCTTTCTCAAAATTATCATGGACtggaaagagaagaaaaatcaaCTGAGACGGGTCATAAGCAATCCTGTTGCAACACTGGGCCTCATTGCCGAATCGCCTGGGCAGTCTAATGCACTCAGTGCAGATGTTGAGAAAATATACGAATCACAAGAGCAAGTGATAAAAGCCTCTTTCGGACATCAAGCG AAACCACAAAGAAGGCATAGCCATGAGCGTATAATTCATTACAAAACTGGTGATTCTCCTATATCTTCAGTGGCGTGGATGATCATCTTTGGTGACGGTTTCCACAATTTCATCgatgggctgtctctaggggCTGCTTTTAATGAGAGCATCCCGACAGGAATGAGTATCTCCTTAGCCGTTATGTGTGAGGAGTTGCCTCATGAACTAG GTGATTTCGCCGTTCTTTTGAGCGCTGGAATGACGATGCGCCAAGCTTTGATCTATAATTTCCTCTCAGCCTGTACTTGTTATTTGGGTTTGGTTTGTGGCATCATTCTTGGCGAGTTCGAGGCATCCCAGTATATTTTTGCGTTGGCTGGTGGTATGTTCTTTTACATCGCACTCGTTGATATGATGCCCGAAATGAATGAAGTTGCCGAAGAAGCCAGCCGTGAATCAGTGTCCCAGGCACTCAAAGTGTTGACTTTGCAGAATATTGGCATCTTGAGTGGTGTTGGTGCACTCTATTTGCTCGCTAGATTCCAAGATCAGATTCGGTTTGTGTGA
- the LOC116932548 gene encoding GMP synthase [glutamine-hydrolyzing], whose translation MFYCEKDYVAKQSVLTIRIMVLSQAASQADTHLQSYGVRDQCVESDILVLRIPTARLLQQGYKAIIISGGGTKERKDVCDGQFEIQVETECLLFKGLETRQMVSVTHGRKMLHNFLFDICGLQEGFTLEKRKQQCNDYIQHMVGRDKIVLMLVSGGVDSAVCAALLHKALVQGYDSSRLQAINIDNGFLRKDESEQVVEASLTFRDASTNVHGRQSLLLCRTVVMDIVEPLEDFHKNEVRALCRELGPPAKLLERHPFPGPGLSIRIIYAEEPFLEADFDETQVLIRLMVHYVNTANEHVLLNRIEIAPLEEERLLLEELSSHNQYVATLLPIHTIGVQQ comes from the exons ATGTTCTACTGTGAG AAAGATTATGTAGCCAAGCAAAGTGTATTAACCATAAGGATTATGGTTCTTTCCCAGGcagcttcccaggcagacacccatTTACAAAGCTATGG AGTCAGAGACCAATGTGTGGAATCTGATATTCTAGTCCTCAGAATCCCAACTGCCCGTCTGCTTCAACAAGGGTATAAAGCAATTataatttcaggag GTGGGACGAAGGAGAGAAAAGATGTTTGCGATGGGCAATTCGAGATCCAAGTAGAAACGGAGTGCCTATTGTTTAAAGGCTTAGAGACTCGGCAAATGGTATCAGTGACCCATG gaagaaaaatgttgcacAATTTCTTATTCGATATCTGTGGATTGCAAGAAGGTTTCACATTGGAGAAACGCAAGCAGCAGTGTAACGATTATATCCAGCACATGGTCGGACGTGATAAGATCGTGCTTATGCTGGTAAGCGGCGGAGTGGATTCCGCCGTTTGTGCTGCCCTTCTCCATAAAGCACTTGTTCAGGGTTACGACTCGTCGCGGTTGCAGGCCATCAATATCGATAACGGTTTCCTGCGTAAAGACGAATCCGAGCAG GTTGTCGAAGCAAGTTTGACTTTCCGCGATGCCTCCACCAACGTGCATGGTCGCCAatctttgttgttgtgtcgGACTGTTGTGATGGACATAGTAGAACCTCTAGAAG ACTTCCATAAAAATGAAGTAAGAGCCTTATGTCGCGAGCTGGGTCCGCCCGCAAAATTACTGGAACGTCACCCGTTTCCTGGTCCCGGTTTGTCAATTCGAATCATTTACGCCGAAGAACCGTTCTTGGAAGCTGATTTCGATGAGACGCAAGTGCTGATTCGTTTGATGGTTCATTATGTAAACACAGCCAACGAACATGTCTTGCTCAATCGGATTGAAATCGCACCGTTGGAAGAAGAGCGTCTTCTTCTGGAAGAACTGTCCAGTCACAACCAGTATGTTGCCACGCTACTGCCTATTCACACTATCGGTGTTCAG CAGTAG
- the LOC116932544 gene encoding longitudinals lacking protein, isoforms A/B/D/L isoform X2, whose product MENDLREFCLKWNNHHNTLISVLDSLLMKERLVDVTLAAEGQFINVHRIVLFACSQYFEELLSQLPDKQAVIFLKDVKFADLKALVDYMYRGEVNVTQDRLEIFLQMADSLKIKGLVDQQQLKKFTVSFPEVFSPSNVKAKMNGPKMSQILSEPYPTSGNRGDSINSPSNPRSFLSSSIQMMGASFNNNEEENEQQHLREDGSEENGEDLEPGVMVAEMEPDDNFVPVLADQGENIDSEFGDDHFEATENWPSQHVEDEFWNNSQDGFNTLLGVAYSDEGTDTWTSTPNVTAGPSKHKRTKKKSLSSEASLSSSTAKGNNDRPINCGSDEQLRYKEQTLPITVDGAQHEGSLNMCPCGRSYTKRKNYVRHITFECGKEASFACRYKNCRSRFKRKDNLKVHMDRVHLGDRHSMTTLPDAGLTIPSSPVLAVCEKV is encoded by the exons ATGGAGAATGATTTAAGagaattttgtttgaaatggAATAATCATCACAACACATTAATATCAGTGTTGGATTCCCTGCTGATGAAGGAGAGACTTGTTGATGTCACATTGGCAGCAGAAGGGCAATTCATCAATGTCCATCGAATAGTGTTGTTTGCTTGTAGCCAGTATTTTGAA GAACTTCTAAGCCAATTGCCAGACAAACAAGCAGTTATCTTTCTTAAAGATGTCAAGTTTGCTGATCTTAAAGCTTTAGTTGAT TACATGTATAGGGGTGAGGTGAATGTTACCCAAGACAGACTGGAAATTTTCTTGCAAATGGCCGATTCCTTGAAAATTAAAG GCCTAGTTGACCAGCAACAGCTTAAAAAGTTTACTGTCAGCTTTCCAGAGGTATTTTCACCCTCAAATGTTAAAGCCAAAATGAATGGACCGAAAATGTCTCAGATTTTGTCAGAACCATATCCCACTTCTGGAAACAGGGGTGATTCCATAAACTCCCCATCAAATCCTAGATCTTTCTTATCATCTTCAATCCAGATGATGGGAGCATCATTCAACAATAATGAAGAAGAGAATGAGCAGCAACATCTCAGAGAGGATGGCAGTGAAGAAAATGGCGAGGATTTAGAACCTGGTGTGATGGTGGCTGAGATGGAACCTGATGATAATTTTGTTCCTGTGCTTGCCGATCAGGGTGAAAACATAGACTCCGAGTTCGGCGATGACCATTTTGAAGCTACGGAAAATTGGCCTTCCCAA CACGTTGAAGATGAATTTTGGAATAATTCCCAAGATGGATTCAATACATTATTAGGAGTCGCATACTCGGATGAAG GAACTGACACATGGACTTCTACACCCAATGTAACTGCTGGACCTTCCAAACACAAACGGACCAAAAAGAAATCCTTATCTTCCGAAGCTTCTCTGTCTTCATCAACAGCCAAAG GAAATAACGATCGACCTATAAATTGCGGATCGGATGAACAATTACGGTATAAAGAGCAAACTTTACCGATTACCGTTGATGGAGCTCAACATGAAGGGAGCCTTAACATGTGCCCGTGTGGACGGAGTTATACGAAACGTAAAAATTACGTAAG ACATATTACATTCGAATGTGGAAAAGAAGCGAGCTTTGCCTGCCGTTATAAGAATTGCAGATCCCGTTTCAAGCGAAAGGATAATCTCAAAGTCCATATGGACCGGGTTCATCTAGGTGACAGACATTCCATGACCACATTACCTGATGCAGGGCTCACGATTCCCAGTTCTCCGGTGCTCGCCGTATGCGAGAAAGTATGA
- the LOC116932544 gene encoding longitudinals lacking protein, isoforms A/B/D/L isoform X1 gives MENDLREFCLKWNNHHNTLISVLDSLLMKERLVDVTLAAEGQFINVHRIVLFACSQYFEELLSQLPDKQAVIFLKDVKFADLKALVDYMYRGEVNVTQDRLEIFLQMADSLKIKGLVDQQQLKKFTVSFPEVFSPSNVKAKMNGPKMSQILSEPYPTSGNRGDSINSPSNPRSFLSSSIQMMGASFNNNEEENEQQHLREDGSEENGEDLEPGVMVAEMEPDDNFVPVLADQGENIDSEFGDDHFEATENWPSQHVEDEFWNNSQDGFNTLLGVAYSDEGTDTWTSTPNVTAGPSKHKRTKKKSLSSEASLSSSTAKAGNNDRPINCGSDEQLRYKEQTLPITVDGAQHEGSLNMCPCGRSYTKRKNYVRHITFECGKEASFACRYKNCRSRFKRKDNLKVHMDRVHLGDRHSMTTLPDAGLTIPSSPVLAVCEKV, from the exons ATGGAGAATGATTTAAGagaattttgtttgaaatggAATAATCATCACAACACATTAATATCAGTGTTGGATTCCCTGCTGATGAAGGAGAGACTTGTTGATGTCACATTGGCAGCAGAAGGGCAATTCATCAATGTCCATCGAATAGTGTTGTTTGCTTGTAGCCAGTATTTTGAA GAACTTCTAAGCCAATTGCCAGACAAACAAGCAGTTATCTTTCTTAAAGATGTCAAGTTTGCTGATCTTAAAGCTTTAGTTGAT TACATGTATAGGGGTGAGGTGAATGTTACCCAAGACAGACTGGAAATTTTCTTGCAAATGGCCGATTCCTTGAAAATTAAAG GCCTAGTTGACCAGCAACAGCTTAAAAAGTTTACTGTCAGCTTTCCAGAGGTATTTTCACCCTCAAATGTTAAAGCCAAAATGAATGGACCGAAAATGTCTCAGATTTTGTCAGAACCATATCCCACTTCTGGAAACAGGGGTGATTCCATAAACTCCCCATCAAATCCTAGATCTTTCTTATCATCTTCAATCCAGATGATGGGAGCATCATTCAACAATAATGAAGAAGAGAATGAGCAGCAACATCTCAGAGAGGATGGCAGTGAAGAAAATGGCGAGGATTTAGAACCTGGTGTGATGGTGGCTGAGATGGAACCTGATGATAATTTTGTTCCTGTGCTTGCCGATCAGGGTGAAAACATAGACTCCGAGTTCGGCGATGACCATTTTGAAGCTACGGAAAATTGGCCTTCCCAA CACGTTGAAGATGAATTTTGGAATAATTCCCAAGATGGATTCAATACATTATTAGGAGTCGCATACTCGGATGAAG GAACTGACACATGGACTTCTACACCCAATGTAACTGCTGGACCTTCCAAACACAAACGGACCAAAAAGAAATCCTTATCTTCCGAAGCTTCTCTGTCTTCATCAACAGCCAAAG CAGGAAATAACGATCGACCTATAAATTGCGGATCGGATGAACAATTACGGTATAAAGAGCAAACTTTACCGATTACCGTTGATGGAGCTCAACATGAAGGGAGCCTTAACATGTGCCCGTGTGGACGGAGTTATACGAAACGTAAAAATTACGTAAG ACATATTACATTCGAATGTGGAAAAGAAGCGAGCTTTGCCTGCCGTTATAAGAATTGCAGATCCCGTTTCAAGCGAAAGGATAATCTCAAAGTCCATATGGACCGGGTTCATCTAGGTGACAGACATTCCATGACCACATTACCTGATGCAGGGCTCACGATTCCCAGTTCTCCGGTGCTCGCCGTATGCGAGAAAGTATGA
- the LOC116932544 gene encoding longitudinals lacking protein, isoforms A/B/D/L isoform X4 — protein MENDLREFCLKWNNHHNTLISVLDSLLMKERLVDVTLAAEGQFINVHRIVLFACSQYFEELLSQLPDKQAVIFLKDVKFADLKALVDYMYRGEVNVTQDRLEIFLQMADSLKIKGLVDQQQLKKFTVSFPEMMGASFNNNEEENEQQHLREDGSEENGEDLEPGVMVAEMEPDDNFVPVLADQGENIDSEFGDDHFEATENWPSQHVEDEFWNNSQDGFNTLLGVAYSDEGTDTWTSTPNVTAGPSKHKRTKKKSLSSEASLSSSTAKAGNNDRPINCGSDEQLRYKEQTLPITVDGAQHEGSLNMCPCGRSYTKRKNYVRHITFECGKEASFACRYKNCRSRFKRKDNLKVHMDRVHLGDRHSMTTLPDAGLTIPSSPVLAVCEKV, from the exons ATGGAGAATGATTTAAGagaattttgtttgaaatggAATAATCATCACAACACATTAATATCAGTGTTGGATTCCCTGCTGATGAAGGAGAGACTTGTTGATGTCACATTGGCAGCAGAAGGGCAATTCATCAATGTCCATCGAATAGTGTTGTTTGCTTGTAGCCAGTATTTTGAA GAACTTCTAAGCCAATTGCCAGACAAACAAGCAGTTATCTTTCTTAAAGATGTCAAGTTTGCTGATCTTAAAGCTTTAGTTGAT TACATGTATAGGGGTGAGGTGAATGTTACCCAAGACAGACTGGAAATTTTCTTGCAAATGGCCGATTCCTTGAAAATTAAAG GCCTAGTTGACCAGCAACAGCTTAAAAAGTTTACTGTCAGCTTTCCAGAG ATGATGGGAGCATCATTCAACAATAATGAAGAAGAGAATGAGCAGCAACATCTCAGAGAGGATGGCAGTGAAGAAAATGGCGAGGATTTAGAACCTGGTGTGATGGTGGCTGAGATGGAACCTGATGATAATTTTGTTCCTGTGCTTGCCGATCAGGGTGAAAACATAGACTCCGAGTTCGGCGATGACCATTTTGAAGCTACGGAAAATTGGCCTTCCCAA CACGTTGAAGATGAATTTTGGAATAATTCCCAAGATGGATTCAATACATTATTAGGAGTCGCATACTCGGATGAAG GAACTGACACATGGACTTCTACACCCAATGTAACTGCTGGACCTTCCAAACACAAACGGACCAAAAAGAAATCCTTATCTTCCGAAGCTTCTCTGTCTTCATCAACAGCCAAAG CAGGAAATAACGATCGACCTATAAATTGCGGATCGGATGAACAATTACGGTATAAAGAGCAAACTTTACCGATTACCGTTGATGGAGCTCAACATGAAGGGAGCCTTAACATGTGCCCGTGTGGACGGAGTTATACGAAACGTAAAAATTACGTAAG ACATATTACATTCGAATGTGGAAAAGAAGCGAGCTTTGCCTGCCGTTATAAGAATTGCAGATCCCGTTTCAAGCGAAAGGATAATCTCAAAGTCCATATGGACCGGGTTCATCTAGGTGACAGACATTCCATGACCACATTACCTGATGCAGGGCTCACGATTCCCAGTTCTCCGGTGCTCGCCGTATGCGAGAAAGTATGA
- the LOC116932544 gene encoding longitudinals lacking protein, isoforms A/B/D/L isoform X3: protein MENDLREFCLKWNNHHNTLISVLDSLLMKERLVDVTLAAEGQFINVHRIVLFACSQYFEELLSQLPDKQAVIFLKDVKFADLKALVDYMYRGEVNVTQDRLEIFLQMADSLKIKGLVDQQQLKKFTVSFPEVFSPSNVKAKMNGPKMSQILSEPYPTSGNRGDSINSPSNPRSFLSSSIQMMGASFNNNEEENEQQHLREDGSEENGEDLEPGVMVAEMEPDDNFVPVLADQGENIDSEFGDDHFEATENWPSQHVEDEFWNNSQDGFNTLLGVAYSDEGTDTWTSTPNVTAGPSKHKRTKKKSLSSEASLSSSTAKGQAQAVRNTNYDPNKPFSCPQCQRRYKRKDNLQAHLRYECGQEPQYSCPICQHKFLHRRYIQKHMMKRHPTEYEELPTTAPSESV from the exons ATGGAGAATGATTTAAGagaattttgtttgaaatggAATAATCATCACAACACATTAATATCAGTGTTGGATTCCCTGCTGATGAAGGAGAGACTTGTTGATGTCACATTGGCAGCAGAAGGGCAATTCATCAATGTCCATCGAATAGTGTTGTTTGCTTGTAGCCAGTATTTTGAA GAACTTCTAAGCCAATTGCCAGACAAACAAGCAGTTATCTTTCTTAAAGATGTCAAGTTTGCTGATCTTAAAGCTTTAGTTGAT TACATGTATAGGGGTGAGGTGAATGTTACCCAAGACAGACTGGAAATTTTCTTGCAAATGGCCGATTCCTTGAAAATTAAAG GCCTAGTTGACCAGCAACAGCTTAAAAAGTTTACTGTCAGCTTTCCAGAGGTATTTTCACCCTCAAATGTTAAAGCCAAAATGAATGGACCGAAAATGTCTCAGATTTTGTCAGAACCATATCCCACTTCTGGAAACAGGGGTGATTCCATAAACTCCCCATCAAATCCTAGATCTTTCTTATCATCTTCAATCCAGATGATGGGAGCATCATTCAACAATAATGAAGAAGAGAATGAGCAGCAACATCTCAGAGAGGATGGCAGTGAAGAAAATGGCGAGGATTTAGAACCTGGTGTGATGGTGGCTGAGATGGAACCTGATGATAATTTTGTTCCTGTGCTTGCCGATCAGGGTGAAAACATAGACTCCGAGTTCGGCGATGACCATTTTGAAGCTACGGAAAATTGGCCTTCCCAA CACGTTGAAGATGAATTTTGGAATAATTCCCAAGATGGATTCAATACATTATTAGGAGTCGCATACTCGGATGAAG GAACTGACACATGGACTTCTACACCCAATGTAACTGCTGGACCTTCCAAACACAAACGGACCAAAAAGAAATCCTTATCTTCCGAAGCTTCTCTGTCTTCATCAACAGCCAAAG gGCAAGCGCAGGCTGTCCGAAATACCAATTATGATCCCAACAAGCCCTTCTCTTGCCCGCAGTGCCAGCGCCGCTACAAGCGCAAAGATAATTTACAAGCTCACTTGCGTTACGAATGTGGCCAAGAACCGCAGTACAGCTGTCCCATTTGCCAGCACAAGTTCTTACATCGGCGTTACATTCAGAAGCATATGATGAAGCGACATCCGACCGAATACGAAGAATTACCGACAACGGCGCCTTCTGAGAGCGTCTGA
- the LOC116932551 gene encoding transmembrane 9 superfamily member 3 — MISSNLFVLCLLLLSVFVGCDEHNHIYEDNEEVVLWVNTVGPYHNRQETYLYFSLPFCSGPKETISHYHETLGEALQGVELEPSGIPIDFKGSISTTPYCEVGLTEEKLKAFTYAVKNHYWYQMYLDDLPIWGVVGEIGENNEHFIFTHKKFEIGFNGKQIVDVNLTSENKVKLENGAVISFTYEVSWKSSAVKFEDRFDKYLDPNFFQHRIHWFSIFNSFMMVIFLVGLVSMILMRTLRKDYARYNKDEEMDDMERDLGDEYGWKQVHGDVFRPSAHATFFSALIGSGYHITVVTISVILLTIVGELYTERGSLISTGIFVYAATSPVNGYFGGSLYARMGGKRWIRQMLVSAFLVPSVVCGTEFCINFIAIYYHASRAIPFGSMVAITCICLFIVLPLTLVGTVLGRNLSGQPDYPCRVNAVPRPIPEKKWFMEPAVIVALGGILPFGSIFIEMYFIFTSFWAYKIYYVYGFMLLVVLILIVVTVCVTIVCTYFLLNAEDYRWQWTSFLAAASTSGYVYMYAIYYFFFKTKMYGLFQTAFYFGYMALFSLGLGVLCGTVGYIGSSLFVRKIYSTVKID; from the exons ATGATTTCTTCAAATCTGTTTGTATTGTGTCTCTTATTGCTATCAGTTTTTGTTGGATGCGACGAGCACAATCACATA TACGAGGATAATGAAGAAGTCGTCTTGTGGGTGAATACGGTTGGTCCCTATCATAATCGTCAAGAGACCTATCTGTACTTTTCTCTGCCATTCTGCAGTGGCCCCAAAGAAACTATCAGCCACTATCATGAAACTTTGGGTGAAGCATTGCAAGGTGTGGAACTTGAGCCAAGTGGTATTCCAATTGACTTTAAAG GATCTATATCTACAACTCCATACTGTGAAGTAGGGCTGACTGAGGAAAAGCTAAAAGCTTTTACATATGCTGTTAAAAATCATTACTGGTATCAAATGTATCTTGATGATCTACCCATATGGGGGGTGGTTGGTGAAAttggtgaaaacaatgaacaTTTCATCTTTAcccacaaaaaatttgaaattggaTTCAATGGAAAACAAATTGTGGATGTTAATCTGACATCAGAAAACAAAGTTAAGCTTGAAAATGGTGCTGTGATTTCATTTACATATGAAGTTAGCTGGAAGAGCTCTGCAGTAAAATTTGAAGATCGCTTTGACAAATACCTTGATCCAAACTTCTTTCAACACAGA atcCACTGGTTCAGTATTTTCAATAGTTTTATGATGGTCATATTTTTGGTTGGTCTTGTCTCGATGATCTTGATGCGAACGTTGAGGAAAGACTATGCCAGATACAACAAGGACGAAGAAATGGATGATATG GAACGGGATTTAGGAGATGAGTACGGTTGGAAGCAGGTACATGGCGATGTTTTCCGACCATCGGCTCATGCTACGTTTTTTTCGGCTCTTATTGGCAGTGGTTATCATATTACCGTTGTTACCATAAGCGTTATCCTTTTGACGATTGTCGGTGAATTATACACCGA ACGTGGCTCGTTGATCAGTACAGGAATTTTCGTATATGCCGCCACGTCACCTGTCAATGGCTACTTTGGTGGCAGCTTGTACGCACGCATGGGTGGGAAGCGATGGATCCGACAAATGCTTGTTTCCGCATTTCTTGTCCCATCTGTTGTCTGTGGAACAGAGTTTTGCATCAATTTTATCGCCATTTATTATCATGCCTCAAGGGCCATCCCATTCGGATCTATG GTTGCCATCACTTGTATATGCTTGTTTATCGTCCTTCCTTTGACACTGGTGGGAACGGTATTAGGTCGAAATTTATCCGGCCAACCAGATTATCCTTGCCGTGTCAATGCCGTCCCTCGTCCAATCCCAGAGAAAAAATGGTTCATGGAACCTGCAGTAATTGTTGCACTCGGTGGCATTCTTCCATTTGGATCTATCTTCattgaaat gtactttatttttacatcgTTTTGGGCCTACAAGATCTACTATGTCTACGGCTTCATGCTTCTCGTCGTTTTGATTCTAATCGTAGTCACCGTGTGCGTCACTATTGTATGCACTTATTTCTTGCTCAATGCTGAAGACTACCGATG GCAGTGGACTAGTTTTTTGGCAGCAGCCTCAACCTCTGGCTATGTCTACATGTATGCCATCTActatttcttctttaaaaCCAA gATGTATGGATTGTTCCAAACTGCTTTTTACTTTGGTTATATGGCACTTTTTAGCCTTGGTTTAGGCGTCCTCTGTGGAACTGTTGGATACATAGGCTCCAGTCTCTTCGTGAGGAAAATTTATTCTACTGTCAAGATCGATTAA